One genomic region from Oncorhynchus gorbuscha isolate QuinsamMale2020 ecotype Even-year linkage group LG13, OgorEven_v1.0, whole genome shotgun sequence encodes:
- the LOC123993377 gene encoding sorting nexin-12 isoform X1 produces MSDPTVADTRRLNSKPQDLTDAYGPPSNFLEIDVYDPQTIGVGRNRFTTYEVRMRTNLPIFKLKDSVVRRRYSDFEWLKNELERDSKIVVPPLPGKALKRQLPFRGDEGIFEESFIEERRVGLEQFINRLAGHPLAQNERCLHMFLQDESIDRNYIPGKVRK; encoded by the exons ATGTCGGATCCCACTGTTGCAGATACTCGCCGATTAAACTCTAAACCACAGGATCTCACAGATGCGTATGGCCCCCCAAGCAATTTTCTTGAAATCGACGTTTATGACCCACAAACAATTGGAGTTGGCCGGAACAGATTCACCACCTATGAAGTGCGAATGCGG ACAAATCTTCCCATCTTCAAACTTAAGGACTCTGTTgtgcggagaaggtacagtgatTTTGAGTGGCTGAagaatgagctggagagagacagtaag ATTGTGGTGCCCCCTCTCCCTGGGAAAGCTTTAAAAAGACAGCTGCCCTTCCGAGGAGATGAGGGTATCTTTGAGGAGTCCTTCATTGAGGAGCGGAGGGTAGGCTTGGAGCAGTTCATCAACAG ACTTGCAGGTCATCCCCTGGCCCAGAATGAGCGCTGTCTTCACATGTTCCTTCAAGATGAGTCCATTGACCGGAACTATATTCCTGGAAAAGTACGCAAGTAG
- the LOC123993377 gene encoding sorting nexin-12 isoform X2, which yields MSDPTVADTRRLNSKPQDLTDAYGPPSNFLEIDVYDPQTIGVGRNRFTTYEVRMRTNLPIFKLKDSVVRRRYSDFEWLKNELERDSKIVVPPLPGKALKRQLPFRGDEGIFEESFIEERRVGLEQFINRLAGHPLAQNERCLHMFLQDESIDRNYIPGKV from the exons ATGTCGGATCCCACTGTTGCAGATACTCGCCGATTAAACTCTAAACCACAGGATCTCACAGATGCGTATGGCCCCCCAAGCAATTTTCTTGAAATCGACGTTTATGACCCACAAACAATTGGAGTTGGCCGGAACAGATTCACCACCTATGAAGTGCGAATGCGG ACAAATCTTCCCATCTTCAAACTTAAGGACTCTGTTgtgcggagaaggtacagtgatTTTGAGTGGCTGAagaatgagctggagagagacagtaag ATTGTGGTGCCCCCTCTCCCTGGGAAAGCTTTAAAAAGACAGCTGCCCTTCCGAGGAGATGAGGGTATCTTTGAGGAGTCCTTCATTGAGGAGCGGAGGGTAGGCTTGGAGCAGTTCATCAACAG ACTTGCAGGTCATCCCCTGGCCCAGAATGAGCGCTGTCTTCACATGTTCCTTCAAGATGAGTCCATTGACCGGAACTATATTCCTGGAAAA
- the LOC123993378 gene encoding forkhead box protein O4-like, producing MEGSTVPKIDPDFEPQSRPRSCTWPLPRPDISAVKPEGADGPESSAGTPPADDDKQEQQQIISEPEKVVVTEGGVVAGVGGATPRKGSSRRNAWGNQSYADLISQAIENSPEKRLTLAQIYDWMVKTVPYFKDKGDSNSSAGWKNSIRHNLSLHNKFLRVHNESTGKSSWWMLNPEGGKTGKAPRRRAASMDNSSKLLKSRMRAKQTKKAAAGLGGTTGGDGDGGADSPNSSQQFPKWGVNSGSPSSRGSLDEPDMWTSFRPRTSSNASTLSGRLSPIGPGQEDEDDLPEQGLLGYSTGNLPPTLTETLMEELDLIDGLTLMTEQQRGASPSTAPPAPPTPLPSASTLLPRGSGFPSFRQLQPSNISQAPNQTGGQSSGTQCGNNNNSKPLNYGNSLFNPMPSPGSRGTGLYGTHVPSSLEALLTSDSPPPSDFMMTQVDPLMPSPGVVGMMGMGGPMVGGRPKPNQLLLGKGLESNNVASMRMQSQLQQQHSQLGLGMILSGMAQDSPQLSALKAQHAQLPGLGPHHGGGLSNIGGGLPGMGQFGTPSSFLPGQDRLPTDLDIEMFTENLDCDVDYIINSDLMDGEGIDFNFDPIGGQSYSGPATTQSATHNWVPS from the exons ATGGAGGGTTCGACGGTACCCAAGATTGACCCAGATTTTGAGCCGCAAAGCAGACCTAGGTCGTGCACATGGCCGCTCCCCAGACCCGACATCTCAGCTGTCAAACCGGAGGGGGCGGATGGCCCTGAATCTTCTGCGGGAACCCCGCCCGCCGACGACGATAAGCAGGAGCAACAGCAAATCATATCCGAGCCTGAGAAAGTTGTGGTCACAGAGGGAGGAGTCGTAGCCGGAGTAGGTGGAGCCACACCCCGAAAGGGATCATCCCGGCGCAATGCATGGGGGAACCAGTCTTACGCGGACCTGATTAGTCAGGCTATTGAGAACTCTCCAGAGAAGCGTCTAACCTTGGCACAGATATATGACTGGATGGTGAAAACTGTGCCTTACTTCAAAGATAAAGGAGATAGCAACAGCTCAGCAGGGTGGAAG AATTCAATTCGCCACAACTTATCACTCCACAACAAGTTCCTGAGAGTTCACAATGAGTCCACAGGCAAGAGTTCTTGGTGGATGCTCAACCCAGAGGGGGGCAAGACTGGGAAAGCCCcccgtcgccgtgctgcctccatGGACAACAGCAGCAAACTGCTGAAAAGCCGGATGCGAGCCAAGCAGACCAAGAAGGCAGCAGCAGGCCTGGGCGGGACCACTGGGGGAGATGGCGACGGGGGCGCAGACAGTCCCAACTCCTCCCAGCAGTTCCCCAAATGGGGGGTAAACAGCGGCAGCCCCTCATCCCGTGGTAGCCTAGACGAACCTGACATGTGGACCAGCTTCCGTCCACGCACCAGCTCCAATGCCAGCACCCTGAGTGGCCGGCTGTCCCCCATCGGCCCCGGCCAGGAGGATGAGGATGACCTGCCTGAGCAAGGTCTACTGGGCTACTCCACGGGCAACCTGCCCCCCACCCTCACTGAGACACTAATGGAGGAGCTGGACCTGATCGATGGCCTGACACTGATGACCGAGCAGCAGAGAGGGGCTAGTCCCAGCACAGCCCCACCGgctccccccacccctctgccCTCTGCCTCAACACTGCTTCCCCGGGGCTCCGGGTTCCCCTCCTTCCGCCAGCTACAGCCATCCAACATCTCCCAGGCCCCCAACCAGACTGGGGGACAGTCCTCAGGCACACAATGTGGCAACAATAACAACTCCAAACCATTAAACTATGGTAACTCTCTCTTTAACCCCATGCCCAGCCCTGGCTCCCGTGGGACTGGTCTCTATGGCACTCATGTTCCCTCCAGCTTGGAGGCGTTGCTCACCTCGGACTCCCCGCCTCCCAGTGATTTCATGATGACCCAGGTGGACCCCCTTATGCCCAGTCCTGGTGTCGTGGGGATGATGGGCATGGGGGGGCCCATGGTGGGAGGGCGGCCCAAACCAAACCAGCTGTTGCTGGGGAAGGGGCTTGAGTCAAACAATGTGGCATCCATGAGGATGCAGTCCCAGCTCCAACAGCAGCACTCTCAGCTGGGCCTGGGCATGATCCTGTCAGGCATGGCCCAAGACTCTCCACAGCTCTCAGCCCTCAAAGCTCAGCATGCACAGCTGCCAGGTTTGGGGCCTCACCACGGAGGGGGCCTATCCAATATAGGAGGAGGTCTGCCAGGGATGGGCCAGTTCGGAACGCCGAGCTCCTTCCTACCAGGTCAAGACCGCTTGCCCACCGACTTGGACATTGAGATGTTCACAGAGAACTTGGACTGTGACGTGGACTACATCATCAACAGTGACCTCATGGATGGAGAGGGCATTGATTTCAACTTTGACCCCATAGGTGGGCAAAGCTACTCTGGCCCTGCAACTACGCAGAGCGCCACCCACAACTGGGTACCCAGCTAA